The proteins below are encoded in one region of Marinobacter sp. F4206:
- a CDS encoding anti-sigma factor domain-containing protein has protein sequence MKKTPERIESLAAEYVLGSLKGQARARFERWMMESARVRQEVWFWEEKLGQLSSEVPAVTPPRSTWHAIERRLWPHAGRSNKGLSWLWPGWSLAATAVAVVLALLLVRQPGPAPQLSGAIVQADLSDPLWLVSESGQDNLLKLRSVAASAADAGKDYELWIVPENGQPLSLGVIPAGGVHQVTLTDQARTALSQSRTLAISLEPRGGSPTGAPTGPILHVTKLYEL, from the coding sequence ATGAAAAAGACACCGGAACGTATCGAAAGCCTGGCCGCCGAATATGTGCTGGGTTCATTGAAGGGGCAGGCCCGGGCCCGGTTCGAGCGCTGGATGATGGAATCGGCCCGGGTCCGGCAGGAAGTCTGGTTCTGGGAAGAAAAGCTGGGCCAGCTTTCCTCCGAAGTGCCGGCGGTGACCCCGCCCAGGTCCACCTGGCACGCCATTGAGCGCCGGCTCTGGCCGCACGCGGGCCGGAGCAATAAGGGACTGAGCTGGCTGTGGCCGGGCTGGAGCCTGGCGGCAACGGCCGTCGCCGTTGTGCTGGCGTTATTGCTGGTACGGCAGCCTGGGCCCGCGCCCCAGTTGTCCGGCGCCATTGTCCAGGCCGATCTCAGCGATCCGCTCTGGCTGGTCAGCGAATCCGGGCAGGACAACTTGCTGAAATTGCGATCGGTCGCCGCCAGTGCCGCTGATGCGGGCAAGGACTACGAGTTGTGGATCGTGCCGGAGAACGGTCAGCCGCTCTCGCTCGGGGTGATTCCCGCCGGCGGCGTGCATCAGGTGACACTGACCGATCAGGCCCGGACGGCGCTGTCGCAGAGTCGGACGCTGGCGATCAGCCTGGAGCCCAGAGGCGGGTCTCCGACCGGGGCACCAACCGGCCCGATTCTGCACGTGACCAAGCTCTACGAGCTCTGA
- a CDS encoding DUF4331 domain-containing protein: MNPGAEVIWPLLPIICPPQDACGGPNYFDLDDDAVYEIHVDNDRQFATSLTHPTLPELLEILFGDTDGPWCPPCWPASALSVWCG; encoded by the coding sequence ATGAATCCGGGCGCGGAGGTTATCTGGCCCTTATTGCCAATTATCTGCCCCCCGCAGGATGCCTGTGGCGGTCCGAACTATTTCGATCTGGATGACGACGCCGTATACGAGATTCACGTGGATAACGACCGCCAGTTCGCGACCTCCCTGACTCACCCGACTCTGCCGGAGCTCCTGGAAATCCTGTTCGGGGATACCGACGGGCCATGGTGCCCGCCCTGCTGGCCGGCGTCGGCGCTATCAGTTTGGTGTGGGTGA
- a CDS encoding sulfite exporter TauE/SafE family protein, which produces MELTLLPDSLSMPVAVFLLACSILTSMITASLGAGGGVLLLVLMATWMPPAAIIPVHGMIQLGSNGGRALLTRKHVDWKVIAAFAPGVVVGAALGAWLLVDLPAPVWQLTIGVFVLYLCWGPPLPRASFGAPGIFLASGLTSFVSLFVGATGPLVAAFIKQIHVDRFTTVATFATAMTLQHAPKALVFTVAGFVFPDWLPFILAMIASGFAGTWLGLHLLRSLSNRWFHRTFDLILTLLALRLLWQAANAAGWWG; this is translated from the coding sequence ATGGAATTAACCCTGCTGCCGGACAGTCTGAGCATGCCTGTCGCGGTGTTTCTGCTCGCCTGCTCGATCCTGACGTCCATGATCACTGCCAGCCTTGGCGCCGGTGGCGGCGTTCTCCTGCTGGTGCTGATGGCCACCTGGATGCCGCCGGCCGCGATCATCCCGGTCCATGGCATGATCCAGCTCGGTTCGAACGGCGGGCGGGCCCTGCTGACTCGCAAGCACGTGGACTGGAAGGTAATTGCCGCGTTTGCCCCGGGCGTGGTGGTCGGTGCGGCCCTCGGGGCCTGGCTGCTGGTGGACCTGCCGGCGCCGGTGTGGCAACTGACCATTGGCGTGTTTGTTCTCTACCTGTGCTGGGGACCGCCGCTGCCCAGGGCATCCTTTGGTGCCCCCGGCATTTTTCTGGCCTCGGGGCTCACCAGTTTTGTCAGTCTCTTTGTCGGCGCCACCGGCCCTCTGGTGGCGGCCTTCATCAAGCAGATCCATGTCGACCGGTTCACCACGGTCGCCACCTTTGCCACGGCCATGACATTGCAGCATGCCCCCAAGGCTCTGGTGTTCACCGTCGCGGGTTTTGTCTTTCCGGATTGGCTGCCGTTCATACTGGCCATGATTGCCAGCGGCTTTGCCGGGACCTGGCTGGGGCTGCATCTGCTCAGGTCATTGAGCAACCGCTGGTTCCATCGCACCTTTGATCTGATTCTGACCCTACTGGCGTTGCGACTGTTGTGGCAGGCGGCCAACGCCGCAGGCTGGTGGGGCTGA
- a CDS encoding amidase, giving the protein MKQSEYLRYDATALADLIRRGEVTSREICEAATERATRVNGTLNAICYPQFSEAPGQEFPEQATFAGVPLLLKDLAQEQAGHPCTYGSRGFTRNVAAQDSEFVRRAREGGLVFLGRTATPEFGLKAVTESELWGASRNPWNTDLTPGGSSGGSGAAVAAGIVPMAGANDGGGSIRIPAAYNGLFGLKPSRGRVSSGPLVGEAWTGASIDHVVTRTVRDSAAMLDVVSGPAAGDPFAIPAPAGPYAELSQQSPGALKIGVFTSSPYDTEVAPDCVAAVEATARVLENLGHKVEYARPEFDGMALARCYLGLYFGEVSALMEQARERFGARDEDFELDTRLIGMLGNTMPLPDYVRRRQQWNDFARALGAFFGSYDLYLCPTAGQLPARIGELDTPAHLKFAAKLMLTLKAGKLVHRTGQVDQMALESLARTPFTQLANLTGTPAMSVPMHWTASGLPVGVQFGGRHGDEVRLLQLAAQLEEANPWFGQYERLEDAFDD; this is encoded by the coding sequence ATGAAGCAATCAGAATATCTGAGGTACGACGCCACGGCATTGGCCGATCTGATCCGCCGTGGTGAGGTCACCTCACGGGAAATCTGCGAGGCGGCCACGGAACGGGCCACCCGGGTAAACGGTACCCTGAATGCCATCTGTTACCCACAGTTTTCCGAAGCGCCGGGCCAGGAATTTCCGGAACAGGCGACCTTTGCAGGCGTTCCACTTCTGCTCAAGGATCTGGCTCAGGAGCAGGCCGGTCATCCCTGTACCTATGGCAGTCGCGGATTTACCCGGAATGTGGCGGCCCAGGACTCCGAGTTTGTCCGCCGTGCCCGGGAAGGTGGCCTGGTGTTTCTGGGCCGGACGGCAACGCCCGAGTTCGGACTGAAGGCGGTCACCGAATCGGAACTGTGGGGCGCGTCCCGCAATCCCTGGAATACCGACCTCACGCCCGGCGGCTCCAGCGGCGGCTCCGGGGCGGCAGTGGCGGCCGGCATCGTGCCCATGGCCGGGGCCAATGATGGCGGTGGGTCCATTCGGATCCCGGCCGCCTACAACGGTCTGTTCGGCCTCAAGCCCTCGCGCGGGCGGGTGTCCAGCGGCCCGCTGGTCGGTGAGGCCTGGACCGGCGCTTCGATCGACCACGTGGTCACCCGCACGGTGCGGGACAGCGCGGCCATGCTGGACGTGGTCAGCGGCCCGGCGGCCGGCGATCCCTTTGCCATTCCCGCGCCCGCCGGGCCCTATGCGGAGTTGAGCCAACAATCTCCGGGCGCGTTGAAAATCGGCGTGTTCACCTCATCGCCCTACGATACCGAGGTTGCGCCGGATTGCGTTGCGGCGGTCGAGGCGACAGCCCGGGTGCTGGAAAATCTGGGTCACAAGGTGGAGTATGCCCGGCCCGAATTTGATGGCATGGCCCTGGCCCGGTGCTACCTGGGGCTCTATTTCGGTGAGGTCTCGGCACTGATGGAACAGGCCCGGGAGCGCTTCGGGGCCCGGGACGAGGACTTTGAACTGGATACCCGGCTGATCGGCATGCTGGGCAATACCATGCCCCTGCCCGACTACGTCCGGCGCCGACAGCAGTGGAATGACTTTGCCCGCGCCCTCGGGGCGTTCTTTGGCAGCTACGATCTGTATCTGTGTCCCACCGCCGGTCAGCTCCCGGCCCGGATCGGCGAGCTGGACACACCGGCGCACCTGAAGTTCGCCGCCAAGCTGATGTTGACGCTGAAAGCGGGCAAGCTGGTGCACCGCACCGGTCAGGTTGACCAGATGGCCCTGGAAAGCCTGGCGCGCACTCCGTTTACCCAGTTGGCCAACCTGACCGGGACGCCTGCCATGTCCGTCCCCATGCACTGGACGGCATCCGGCCTGCCGGTGGGCGTCCAGTTCGGTGGTCGTCATGGCGACGAGGTGCGCCTGCTGCAGCTGGCGGCCCAGCTGGAGGAAGCAAACCCGTGGTTTGGCCAGTATGAGCGCCTCGAGGACGCCTTCGACGATTAG
- a CDS encoding sigma-70 family RNA polymerase sigma factor, producing MNPGQTDQEDLMRLLFLVARQDRRAFEQLYEKIAARMFGLCVKLAGQRELAEEALQEAFIQIWHHAAEYHEGRGTPMGWMMTIARYRTLDLIRARKVRQTSGDDHLEHIEDQRAGPLDDSLRTAGSAQLTGCLEELTDVQRDSILLSYYRGFTHEELAQALSSPIGTVKSWIRRGLLALKRCLEQ from the coding sequence ATGAATCCAGGCCAGACCGATCAGGAGGACCTGATGCGCTTACTGTTCTTGGTAGCGCGCCAGGACCGAAGGGCGTTCGAGCAGCTGTATGAGAAGATCGCGGCGCGCATGTTCGGATTGTGCGTGAAATTGGCAGGCCAGCGGGAGCTGGCGGAAGAAGCCCTGCAGGAGGCTTTCATCCAGATCTGGCATCATGCCGCTGAGTATCACGAGGGCCGTGGCACGCCCATGGGCTGGATGATGACCATTGCCCGTTACCGGACCCTGGACCTGATCCGGGCCCGGAAAGTCCGTCAGACGTCTGGCGATGATCACCTTGAGCACATTGAGGACCAGCGTGCCGGTCCCCTCGATGATTCTTTGCGAACCGCCGGCTCGGCCCAGCTGACGGGCTGTCTGGAGGAACTCACCGACGTTCAGCGGGATAGCATTCTGTTGTCGTACTACCGGGGATTCACCCACGAGGAACTGGCACAGGCCCTGAGCTCGCCGATTGGTACGGTGAAAAGCTGGATTCGGCGTGGTTTGCTGGCGTTGAAGAGGTGCCTGGAACAATGA